A genomic window from Motacilla alba alba isolate MOTALB_02 chromosome 2, Motacilla_alba_V1.0_pri, whole genome shotgun sequence includes:
- the LDLRAD4 gene encoding low-density lipoprotein receptor class A domain-containing protein 4 isoform X2, producing MSSERLNKTAVKDARLKDLLLERAELEFVQIIIIIVVITVMVVVIICLLNHYKLSTRSFINRQSQSRRQEETLQTEGCLWPSESSVSRQGASEIMYAPRSRDRFTTPSFMQRDRFSRFQPTYPYMQHEIDLPPTISLSDGEEPPPYQGPCTLQLRDPEQQMELNRESVRAPPNRTIFDSDLIDISMYNGGPCPPSSNSGISATNYSSNGRMEGPPPTYSEVMGHYPGSSFFHHQHSNMPPSSQRGSRLQFQQNNSESTIVPSKGQDRKPGNLV from the exons ATGTCCAGTGAGCGGCTTAACAAGACAGCGGTGAAGGATGCGCGGTTAAAAGACCTGTTGTTGGAAAGAG ctGAACTGGAGTTTGTTCAAATCATCATTATAATCGTGGTTATAACTGTTATGGTGGTAGTGATCATCTGCTTGTTGAACCATTACAAACTCTCGACACGCTCCTTTATCAACCGACAGAGCCAAAGCAGAAGACAGGAGGAAACTCTGCAGACG GAGGGGTGCTTGTGGCCTTCAGAAAGCTCGGTTTCACGCCAGGGTGCTTCAGAG ATCATGTACGCCCCAAGGTCCAGGGACAGGTTTACCACCCCATCTTTTATGCAGCGGGACCGTTTCAGTCGCTTCCAGCCCACTTACCCTTACATGCAGCATGAGATTGACCTTCCTCCGACCATCTCACTCTCCGACGGCGAAGAGCCACCGCCGTACCAGGGCCCGTGCACCCTGCAGCTCCGGGACCCCGAGCAGCAGATGGAGCTCAACCGGGAATCCGTCAGGGCGCCGCCCAACCGAACCATTTTTGATAGCGACTTGATAGACATCTCCATGTACAATGggggtccctgcccacccagcaGCAATTCGGGCATAAGTGCAACCAACTATAGCAGTAATGGAAGGATGGAAGGACCACCCCCGACGTACAGCGAGGTCATGGGGCATTACCCAGGCTCCTCTTTTTTCCATCACCAGCACAGCAACATGCCTCCTTCCTCGCAGAGGGGGAGCAGACTTCAGTTTCAGCAGAACAATTCAGAGAGCACAATAGTCCCCAGCAAAGGCCAGGACCGGAAGCCAGGAAACCTGGTGTAA
- the LDLRAD4 gene encoding low-density lipoprotein receptor class A domain-containing protein 4 isoform X3, with product MVVVIICLLNHYKLSTRSFINRQSQSRRQEETLQTEGCLWPSESSVSRQGASEIMYAPRSRDRFTTPSFMQRDRFSRFQPTYPYMQHEIDLPPTISLSDGEEPPPYQGPCTLQLRDPEQQMELNRESVRAPPNRTIFDSDLIDISMYNGGPCPPSSNSGISATNYSSNGRMEGPPPTYSEVMGHYPGSSFFHHQHSNMPPSSQRGSRLQFQQNNSESTIVPSKGQDRKPGNLV from the exons ATGGTGGTAGTGATCATCTGCTTGTTGAACCATTACAAACTCTCGACACGCTCCTTTATCAACCGACAGAGCCAAAGCAGAAGACAGGAGGAAACTCTGCAGACG GAGGGGTGCTTGTGGCCTTCAGAAAGCTCGGTTTCACGCCAGGGTGCTTCAGAG ATCATGTACGCCCCAAGGTCCAGGGACAGGTTTACCACCCCATCTTTTATGCAGCGGGACCGTTTCAGTCGCTTCCAGCCCACTTACCCTTACATGCAGCATGAGATTGACCTTCCTCCGACCATCTCACTCTCCGACGGCGAAGAGCCACCGCCGTACCAGGGCCCGTGCACCCTGCAGCTCCGGGACCCCGAGCAGCAGATGGAGCTCAACCGGGAATCCGTCAGGGCGCCGCCCAACCGAACCATTTTTGATAGCGACTTGATAGACATCTCCATGTACAATGggggtccctgcccacccagcaGCAATTCGGGCATAAGTGCAACCAACTATAGCAGTAATGGAAGGATGGAAGGACCACCCCCGACGTACAGCGAGGTCATGGGGCATTACCCAGGCTCCTCTTTTTTCCATCACCAGCACAGCAACATGCCTCCTTCCTCGCAGAGGGGGAGCAGACTTCAGTTTCAGCAGAACAATTCAGAGAGCACAATAGTCCCCAGCAAAGGCCAGGACCGGAAGCCAGGAAACCTGGTGTAA